One window from the genome of Kaistella carnis encodes:
- a CDS encoding C40 family peptidase codes for MSKGICTVSVAALRADHSHQSEMTSQLLYGETVSILKNDGKFMKVKMDIDGYEGWVDAQQIAEVTEEILSKRAFEIITTPFKTYNTRQGKILLSLGSEVGVEHRNENNALQLEDISETAEQFLNVPYLWSGRSVFGVDCSGFVQLLYKVHGINLPRDAYQQAELGEVLSFIEESKPGDLAFFENEEGVITHVGMMLNDHEIIHAYGKVRIDSLDSTGIYNRELKKHTHKLRFLRSIF; via the coding sequence ATGAGCAAAGGAATTTGTACAGTTTCTGTGGCTGCACTTCGCGCAGATCATTCGCATCAGTCAGAGATGACTTCCCAGCTTCTTTATGGAGAAACAGTATCGATTCTGAAAAATGACGGTAAGTTCATGAAGGTGAAAATGGATATCGATGGTTATGAAGGTTGGGTTGATGCGCAACAGATCGCCGAAGTAACAGAAGAAATTCTTTCAAAAAGAGCTTTCGAAATAATCACCACTCCTTTTAAAACATATAATACGCGGCAAGGTAAAATCTTACTTTCTTTGGGGAGTGAAGTTGGTGTTGAACATAGAAATGAAAATAATGCATTGCAACTTGAAGATATTTCCGAAACCGCCGAACAGTTTTTAAATGTGCCTTATCTTTGGAGTGGCAGAAGCGTTTTTGGCGTGGATTGTAGCGGCTTCGTGCAGTTGCTTTATAAGGTTCATGGAATCAACTTACCCAGAGACGCTTACCAACAGGCAGAACTAGGAGAGGTTTTAAGTTTTATAGAGGAAAGTAAGCCTGGCGATTTGGCCTTTTTTGAAAATGAAGAGGGCGTTATTACGCATGTTGGGATGATGCTTAACGATCATGAAATTATTCACGCGTACGGAAAAGTGAGAATAGACTCCCTGGATTCCACCGGAATTTATAACCGTGAGCTTAAAAAACACACCCATAAACTACGGTTTTTGCGGAGTATTTTTTAA
- a CDS encoding SdpI family protein produces MKKLPFYLKIISFCLLLFIWDYIFMNYRDLPNFIPIYFDFSGQPTVSAPKMLIWFLAAVASFIYLLIFYLTKNIKSPLLKMPENIKEDSQKAEVIVSIFHLIIMLLLTVISYESISVGLGKTESLSPLPIYLIGLLFLAVIIMVVYSYLLSKKPHSKKTLY; encoded by the coding sequence ATGAAAAAGCTCCCTTTTTATTTGAAGATTATCTCTTTTTGTCTGCTCCTGTTTATTTGGGATTATATATTCATGAATTACCGGGATCTGCCGAATTTCATCCCTATTTATTTTGATTTTAGTGGACAGCCAACGGTTTCTGCACCCAAAATGTTAATTTGGTTTCTGGCAGCAGTTGCAAGTTTTATTTATTTGCTTATTTTTTATCTGACCAAAAATATAAAATCACCTTTATTAAAAATGCCGGAAAATATTAAGGAAGATTCGCAGAAAGCCGAGGTCATCGTCAGTATTTTCCACCTCATTATTATGTTGCTTTTAACGGTGATATCTTATGAAAGCATTTCAGTTGGATTGGGAAAGACAGAGTCGCTGAGTCCGCTGCCTATTTATTTAATAGGGTTGCTTTTTCTTGCGGTTATCATCATGGTCGTTTATTCCTATCTTCTTTCAAAAAAGCCGCATTCCAAAAAAACCTTATACTGA
- a CDS encoding 3-deoxy-D-manno-octulosonic acid transferase: MMFVYNILIRFLIAGIKVGAIFNYKLKKGLAGRRQSCDLVKSQFSSEDKIIWMHAASLGEYEQGLPVLEKLKEKFPNHKILITFFSPSGYDHVVSKKTIADVICYLPFDTEKWVGEFISHFKTDLFFTVKYEYWYHLLEGLKKQGAKVYVVSALFYETQVFFKAYGKWFVNQLKKNVDWFFHQTKHSTALAKGIGLKNSSTAGDTRYDRVRKLRDRDNSVAFIEEFKQDYKMVIFGSSWEAEERVAEIIAAKTKDVKIIIAPHDLKRVAHLKDLFPAAILYSQITDRQSLRFLNVKVLIIDCIGLLSKLYSYGDIAIVGGGFHSKGLHNILEAATFGIPVFFGNQYTKNPEADELVARNGGKAFEDEFFAAPYLLGLLNDEKLIKRMGANARNFIEDQPIASEIIVDQIVKRHF, translated from the coding sequence CTGATGTTTGTCTATAACATATTGATCAGATTTCTTATCGCGGGAATCAAAGTCGGCGCCATCTTTAATTATAAATTAAAAAAAGGCCTTGCCGGAAGGCGACAAAGTTGCGATCTTGTTAAATCCCAATTTTCTTCCGAGGATAAAATTATCTGGATGCATGCCGCCAGCTTGGGAGAGTATGAACAAGGTCTTCCCGTCCTGGAGAAACTGAAAGAAAAATTTCCGAATCACAAAATTTTAATTACTTTTTTCTCACCTTCAGGTTATGATCATGTCGTGTCCAAAAAGACGATAGCAGATGTGATTTGCTATCTTCCATTTGATACTGAAAAATGGGTGGGTGAATTTATATCTCATTTCAAAACCGATTTGTTTTTCACCGTTAAATATGAATATTGGTATCATCTTTTAGAGGGATTAAAAAAACAGGGTGCAAAAGTCTATGTTGTTTCTGCCCTGTTTTATGAAACTCAGGTTTTCTTTAAAGCGTACGGAAAGTGGTTTGTAAATCAACTTAAAAAAAATGTCGACTGGTTTTTTCATCAGACAAAACATTCTACAGCATTGGCAAAAGGAATTGGTTTGAAGAATTCCAGTACTGCCGGAGATACCCGTTACGATCGGGTTCGCAAACTTCGTGATCGCGACAATAGCGTCGCCTTTATTGAAGAATTTAAGCAGGATTATAAAATGGTCATTTTTGGCAGTTCCTGGGAGGCAGAAGAACGGGTGGCAGAAATTATTGCGGCGAAGACCAAGGATGTCAAAATTATTATAGCGCCACATGATCTAAAAAGAGTGGCGCATTTAAAAGATCTTTTTCCGGCAGCAATTCTTTACTCTCAGATTACCGACCGGCAATCGCTGCGGTTTTTAAATGTAAAAGTGTTGATCATCGATTGTATCGGTTTGCTTTCTAAACTATATTCTTACGGTGACATAGCGATTGTTGGCGGAGGGTTTCATTCAAAAGGTCTTCATAACATTCTGGAAGCGGCAACTTTTGGAATTCCCGTGTTTTTTGGAAATCAATATACCAAAAATCCAGAGGCTGATGAACTTGTGGCCCGAAATGGAGGCAAAGCATTCGAGGATGAATTTTTTGCTGCACCTTATCTTCTGGGTCTTTTAAATGACGAGAAGCTAATAAAGAGAATGGGGGCAAATGCGCGTAATTTCATTGAAGATCAACCCATCGCTTCGGAAATTATCGTCGATCAAATTGTTAAAAGGCACTTTTGA
- a CDS encoding deoxyuridine 5'-triphosphate nucleotidohydrolase encodes MEYSKEFKQAISAFTSQEKDKLIIRLLRKDRILSHRLYFELIDEETADDKRLQMESLIKTEVKQVAQKYGRTKYFLPGIRRISAKITEHVKITTDKFGEISLTLLLVSETLKHLPKSGDHYKLYIYLLNKIFRSLILTKKIDPDYYLDLRETYEEVKKEILQNKNLEQLALHNGLFLSWFEPENIPEHMDVILKKIKAEGLLK; translated from the coding sequence ATGGAGTATTCAAAAGAATTTAAACAAGCAATTTCTGCTTTTACGTCGCAGGAAAAGGACAAACTCATCATCCGCTTGCTACGAAAAGACCGAATTCTATCGCACCGTCTTTATTTTGAACTGATTGATGAAGAAACCGCTGATGACAAGAGACTACAAATGGAATCGCTCATCAAAACAGAAGTAAAACAGGTTGCCCAAAAATATGGACGGACGAAATATTTTCTTCCCGGTATCAGACGGATAAGCGCAAAAATTACGGAACATGTAAAAATTACGACCGATAAGTTTGGGGAGATTTCTTTGACGCTTTTGCTGGTGAGTGAAACATTAAAACACCTGCCGAAAAGCGGTGATCACTACAAACTCTATATTTATCTACTCAACAAAATTTTTAGGTCCCTTATTTTAACTAAAAAAATAGATCCGGATTACTACTTAGATCTAAGAGAAACTTACGAAGAGGTTAAGAAAGAAATTCTACAGAATAAAAACCTCGAGCAGCTTGCACTTCATAATGGATTATTTCTAAGCTGGTTTGAACCTGAAAACATCCCAGAACATATGGATGTTATTTTAAAAAAGATTAAAGCCGAAGGATTATTGAAATAA
- a CDS encoding glycosyltransferase family 2 protein has product MPQISIITPCYNSERFLEKTIQSVLNQTFTDWEWLITDDHSSDRSVEIINKTKDPRIKLTVVDKNGGAGQARNISLEKATGRYITFLDSDDYWEPQFLSEMIAFMKKENVELAYSNYSRCDENLIPAIGDFKADKEVTFDNLLKTCRLSLLSSMYDSQRVGKEFFPAGSKREDHVMWLNLLKKIPVGKPLPKTMAKYRMHAKSISRKKTNIMKDQYLVYKDHMKFSTLKSWYYTVNWAINGFMKYSKVFN; this is encoded by the coding sequence ATGCCGCAGATTTCTATTATAACACCATGTTATAATTCTGAAAGATTTTTAGAAAAAACCATACAATCGGTTTTAAATCAAACATTTACTGATTGGGAATGGCTAATTACGGACGATCATTCTTCAGATCGTTCTGTTGAAATTATTAATAAAACCAAAGATCCCAGAATTAAATTAACGGTGGTAGATAAAAACGGCGGCGCAGGTCAGGCCAGAAATATATCTTTAGAAAAAGCGACGGGCCGATATATTACTTTTTTGGATTCTGATGATTATTGGGAACCTCAATTTTTATCAGAAATGATTGCCTTTATGAAAAAGGAAAATGTTGAACTGGCTTACTCCAATTACAGCCGTTGTGATGAAAACCTGATCCCTGCCATCGGTGATTTTAAAGCGGATAAGGAGGTCACTTTCGATAATCTTTTAAAAACTTGTCGCTTGTCCCTATTAAGTTCAATGTACGACTCCCAAAGGGTTGGAAAAGAATTTTTCCCTGCCGGAAGCAAACGCGAAGATCATGTGATGTGGCTGAATTTATTAAAGAAAATACCGGTCGGCAAACCGCTCCCAAAAACCATGGCGAAATATAGAATGCATGCGAAAAGCATCTCCCGAAAAAAAACAAACATTATGAAAGATCAGTATTTGGTATACAAAGATCATATGAAATTTTCTACTTTAAAATCGTGGTATTATACGGTAAACTGGGCAATAAATGGATTTATGAAATACTCAAAAGTCTTTAATTAA
- a CDS encoding lipocalin-like domain-containing protein, whose protein sequence is MKKLFHQTFPKMHVLKKALIFPLLLLLMISVSCRSNDEETPPDNQALIGIWQPYKYNQKATLTTGPYDKTTDLTICQQKSRVIFDQNDAGTTKLYGEDNGTCTLQNEATFTYTYDASSKTLNIKNSDGTTQSGTIKQLSESDLVYELVGTLEIEGEQNVKVTTTIYGRRTKD, encoded by the coding sequence ATGAAAAAATTATTTCATCAAACATTCCCCAAGATGCACGTATTGAAGAAGGCATTGATATTCCCCTTATTACTTTTACTCATGATATCAGTTTCCTGTCGTAGTAATGATGAGGAAACTCCGCCGGACAATCAAGCGTTGATTGGTATTTGGCAACCATACAAATACAATCAGAAAGCAACTTTGACTACAGGACCTTATGACAAGACTACAGATTTAACGATTTGTCAGCAGAAATCAAGGGTGATTTTTGATCAAAACGATGCCGGAACGACCAAGTTGTACGGCGAAGATAATGGAACGTGTACCTTGCAAAATGAAGCAACATTTACGTATACTTATGATGCTTCTTCCAAAACACTTAACATTAAAAACAGCGACGGAACAACACAGTCCGGAACTATAAAACAGTTAAGTGAATCCGATTTGGTCTACGAACTCGTCGGAACGCTGGAAATTGAGGGAGAACAAAATGTTAAAGTAACAACTACCATTTATGGTAGAAGAACAAAAGATTAA
- the leuS gene encoding leucine--tRNA ligase, whose protein sequence is MFYDHQSIEKKWQSFWQENQTFKTADTTDKPKYYVLDMFPYPSGAGLHVGHPLGYIASDIYARYKRHQGFNVLHPIGYDSFGLPAEQYAIQTGQHPAVTTEENITRYEQQMRKIGFSFDWSRELRTSDASYYKWTQWIFIQLFDSWYNKATDKAKDIKELIHHFENYGTNNLSAVQSDQLSFTAEEWKNASELDQQDILLNYRLAYRAETTVNWCPGLGTVLANDEVKDGKSERGGFPVFQKKMMQWSMRITAYSERLLQGLNNLDWPQPLKDTQEYWIGKSQGALVTFDVEDAEEKISVFTTRPDTIFGATFIVLAPENPLVESLTIEGQKEEIENYIEQTSKKTERDRMSDVKNVSGAFTGSYALNPFTKEEMPIYISDYVLMGYGTGAVMAVPAHDERDHRFAKKFDLKIVNVIENDNDIQEESFDSKDSVCVNSEFLNGLKYEDAKTLIISEIEKENIGHGTTNYRQRDAIFSRQRYWGEPVPVYYKEGMPYTLPFSALPLELPEVEKYLPTEDGDPPLGNAKTFAWDEANQKVVSTDLIDNETVFPLELSTMPGWAGSSWYFLRYMDPNNDEVFTDKNLSDYWGQVDLYIGGSEHATGHLLYSRFWNMFMKDRGYINHEEPFKKLINQGMILGMSAYVLRIDGTNQYVSNGLAKDQQVQKIHVDVSLLKGGTDELDIVKFKNWRSEYAEAEFILEDGKYICEREVEKMSKSKYNVVNPDDICEEFGADCLRLYEMFLGPLEQSKPWNTQGLSGVYGFLKKFYNLYFNGDDFEVSDEEPTKEEYKILHTLIKKVVNDIEHFSFNTSVSQFMIAVNEFQKLKTNKRKVLEPLAIMVSPYAPHISEELWNKLGHLESVDFAPFPIFEEKYLVEDEIQYPVSFNGKMRFKVQLPADLTVPQIQEIIMQDARTIEQLNGNNPKKVIIVPKKIINIVI, encoded by the coding sequence ATGTTTTACGACCATCAATCGATCGAAAAAAAGTGGCAGAGTTTCTGGCAAGAAAATCAAACTTTTAAAACTGCAGATACAACCGATAAACCAAAATATTATGTTTTGGATATGTTTCCTTATCCTTCCGGAGCGGGTTTACACGTTGGTCATCCACTCGGTTATATCGCTTCAGATATTTATGCGAGATATAAAAGACATCAGGGATTTAATGTTTTACACCCAATTGGATATGATTCTTTCGGTCTTCCAGCGGAACAGTATGCCATTCAAACTGGTCAGCATCCTGCAGTAACGACCGAAGAAAACATTACGCGCTACGAACAGCAGATGCGTAAAATCGGTTTTTCATTTGACTGGAGTAGGGAACTCAGAACTTCAGATGCTTCTTATTATAAATGGACGCAATGGATCTTTATTCAGCTTTTCGACTCGTGGTATAATAAAGCAACTGATAAAGCGAAAGATATTAAAGAATTGATCCATCATTTTGAAAATTATGGAACAAACAACCTTTCGGCGGTTCAAAGCGACCAGTTGAGTTTCACCGCAGAAGAGTGGAAAAATGCATCTGAATTGGATCAACAGGATATTTTGTTGAATTATCGATTGGCTTATCGTGCAGAAACAACGGTAAATTGGTGTCCTGGTTTAGGAACTGTTTTGGCAAATGATGAGGTAAAAGACGGTAAATCTGAAAGGGGCGGTTTCCCTGTTTTCCAAAAGAAAATGATGCAGTGGAGCATGCGTATTACTGCGTATTCTGAAAGATTACTGCAAGGTTTAAACAATTTAGATTGGCCTCAACCTTTGAAAGATACCCAGGAATACTGGATCGGAAAATCTCAGGGTGCACTTGTAACTTTTGATGTGGAAGATGCTGAGGAAAAAATTTCAGTTTTCACCACGCGTCCGGATACTATTTTTGGCGCAACATTTATAGTTTTAGCCCCGGAAAATCCTTTGGTTGAAAGTTTAACGATCGAAGGGCAAAAGGAGGAAATAGAAAATTACATTGAACAAACTTCGAAGAAAACGGAGCGTGACCGTATGTCTGACGTGAAAAACGTTAGCGGTGCTTTCACAGGTTCTTATGCTTTAAATCCTTTCACGAAGGAGGAAATGCCGATCTATATTTCTGATTATGTGTTGATGGGTTACGGAACAGGTGCCGTGATGGCGGTTCCGGCACATGATGAACGTGATCACCGTTTTGCAAAGAAATTCGATCTGAAAATTGTAAACGTTATCGAAAATGATAACGATATTCAGGAAGAGTCTTTTGATTCTAAAGATTCGGTTTGTGTGAATTCAGAATTTTTGAACGGTTTAAAATATGAGGACGCTAAAACTTTAATCATCAGCGAAATAGAAAAAGAGAATATTGGTCACGGAACTACTAATTACAGACAGCGGGATGCGATTTTTTCCCGTCAAAGATATTGGGGCGAGCCGGTTCCTGTATATTATAAGGAAGGAATGCCTTACACTTTGCCTTTTTCTGCTTTGCCATTAGAGTTGCCGGAAGTTGAAAAATATCTACCGACCGAAGATGGCGATCCACCTTTAGGAAACGCGAAAACATTTGCCTGGGATGAAGCGAATCAAAAAGTAGTTTCTACAGATTTAATAGATAACGAAACCGTATTTCCGCTAGAATTATCGACGATGCCTGGTTGGGCAGGAAGTTCCTGGTATTTCTTAAGATACATGGACCCAAATAATGATGAGGTTTTTACTGATAAAAATCTTTCCGATTACTGGGGACAAGTTGATTTATATATTGGCGGAAGCGAACACGCAACCGGACATTTACTGTATTCCCGTTTCTGGAATATGTTTATGAAAGATCGAGGTTACATTAATCATGAAGAACCGTTTAAAAAACTCATTAATCAGGGGATGATTTTGGGGATGAGTGCGTATGTCTTGAGAATTGACGGAACAAATCAATATGTTTCGAATGGTTTAGCAAAAGATCAACAAGTTCAAAAAATCCACGTGGATGTTTCTTTATTAAAAGGAGGAACTGATGAACTCGATATTGTGAAATTTAAAAACTGGCGTTCAGAATATGCTGAGGCGGAATTTATTTTAGAAGACGGAAAATATATTTGCGAACGTGAAGTTGAAAAAATGTCAAAGTCAAAATACAATGTGGTCAATCCAGATGATATTTGTGAGGAGTTTGGCGCCGACTGTTTGCGTTTATATGAAATGTTTTTGGGTCCATTAGAACAATCAAAACCCTGGAATACGCAAGGTTTAAGTGGCGTTTATGGATTCTTAAAGAAATTCTATAATCTCTACTTTAATGGAGATGATTTCGAAGTTTCTGATGAGGAGCCAACCAAAGAAGAGTATAAAATCCTACACACTTTAATTAAGAAAGTGGTGAATGATATAGAGCATTTCTCATTTAATACCTCTGTATCGCAATTTATGATAGCTGTGAACGAATTTCAGAAGCTTAAAACCAACAAAAGAAAAGTTTTAGAACCTTTGGCAATTATGGTTTCACCTTACGCACCCCATATTTCTGAAGAGTTGTGGAATAAATTAGGTCACCTTGAGTCTGTTGATTTTGCGCCTTTCCCTATTTTTGAAGAGAAATATCTCGTAGAAGATGAAATACAATATCCCGTAAGTTTTAATGGCAAGATGAGATTTAAGGTGCAGTTACCCGCTGACTTAACGGTGCCGCAAATTCAAGAAATTATTATGCAGGACGCAAGAACAATCGAACAGCTCAACGGAAATAATCCGAAAAAAGTAATCATTGTCCCAAAAAAAATAATTAATATTGTGATCTAA
- a CDS encoding MotA/TolQ/ExbB proton channel family protein, whose protein sequence is MEMNVSNNEEQVVAKKLGGLNPSLIIPILIVIGIAIYIFVLGNPGNFKADPRLNGLSSVAFSGLETKELHPGDGFMGIIYMGGPIVPILISFMIIVIVFSIERALVLGKASGKGNIDNFVLNVRRLLNQNKIDEALEECDRQEGSIGNVVKEGLTTYKALSHDTSLNKEQKMVALNKSIEEATTLEMPMLEKNMMVLSTLGTVATLVALLGTVIGMIKAFSALGSGGGTPDSAALSIGISEALVNTALGIGTSAVAIILYNYFTSKIDGLTFKIDEIAMSIQQSFAEFH, encoded by the coding sequence ATGGAAATGAATGTTTCAAACAACGAGGAGCAAGTAGTTGCTAAAAAGTTAGGGGGATTAAATCCTAGTTTAATTATTCCAATTCTTATTGTAATAGGTATCGCGATTTACATATTTGTATTGGGTAATCCAGGTAATTTTAAAGCTGATCCAAGGCTTAACGGTCTTTCATCTGTAGCTTTTTCTGGTTTAGAAACCAAAGAATTGCATCCTGGAGATGGGTTTATGGGAATTATCTACATGGGTGGTCCAATCGTACCTATCCTTATTTCTTTCATGATTATCGTAATCGTGTTCTCTATCGAGCGTGCTTTGGTATTAGGTAAAGCTTCTGGAAAAGGAAACATTGATAATTTTGTTTTAAATGTAAGAAGATTATTAAACCAAAACAAAATCGATGAAGCACTAGAAGAGTGTGACAGACAAGAAGGTTCTATTGGGAATGTAGTGAAAGAAGGATTAACTACTTACAAAGCATTATCACATGACACTTCTTTGAACAAAGAACAAAAAATGGTAGCGCTTAACAAATCAATCGAAGAAGCGACTACACTTGAGATGCCAATGTTAGAGAAAAACATGATGGTATTGTCAACATTGGGTACAGTAGCAACATTGGTAGCGCTATTAGGAACAGTAATCGGGATGATTAAAGCATTTAGTGCATTAGGTTCAGGAGGTGGAACACCGGATTCTGCTGCCTTATCAATCGGTATTTCTGAGGCGTTAGTAAATACGGCTTTAGGTATTGGTACATCAGCGGTAGCGATTATCCTTTATAACTATTTTACTTCTAAAATTGACGGATTAACGTTCAAAATTGACGAAATCGCAATGTCAATTCAGCAGTCTTTCGCAGAATTCCACTAA
- a CDS encoding ExbD/TolR family protein, which produces MARVKPKRHNIRVDMTAMTDVSFLLLTFFILTAQFAKPDIETITTPSSISEKLLPDASLMTILSTTDGRFYFTPVENGTERIALLDKMGEKYGMKFTDKEKVAFSNAQSIGVPMNQLKGFLDLSDEDRKAFKSKTGIPMDSTNKELIDWVQQSLAVNPDYKLAIKGDTETKYPKVKALFEGLRDIDFLKFWLITSQETAQ; this is translated from the coding sequence ATGGCGAGAGTCAAACCAAAAAGACATAATATAAGGGTAGATATGACGGCAATGACCGATGTATCATTTCTACTCCTTACATTCTTTATCCTCACGGCTCAGTTTGCAAAACCTGATATCGAGACGATAACAACGCCATCTTCTATATCTGAAAAGCTTCTTCCGGATGCAAGTTTGATGACTATATTAAGTACAACAGACGGAAGATTCTATTTTACCCCCGTGGAAAACGGAACCGAGCGTATTGCTTTGTTGGATAAAATGGGAGAGAAGTATGGTATGAAATTTACTGACAAAGAAAAAGTCGCTTTTTCAAATGCTCAGTCGATTGGGGTTCCCATGAATCAATTAAAAGGATTTTTGGATCTTTCGGATGAAGACCGTAAGGCTTTCAAAAGTAAGACAGGAATTCCCATGGATAGTACAAATAAAGAATTAATTGATTGGGTACAACAAAGTTTAGCCGTAAATCCAGATTACAAATTAGCGATCAAAGGAGATACAGAAACGAAATATCCTAAGGTGAAAGCTCTATTTGAGGGATTGAGAGATATCGACTTCTTGAAGTTCTGGTTAATAACAAGTCAAGAAACGGCACAATAA
- a CDS encoding ExbD/TolR family protein produces the protein MAEVQVKDNGGKGGKVRSKKQVPHVDLTPMVDLAFLLITFFMLVTTFNKPNVMDLGLPAKPKDNQKAPDTEIDLSNSISLIIGKDNRIFYHQLDQAGLNDQTLQETTFDRNGITKVIEQAKSRAKDQSKFTVIIKPTDDAIYKNFVDILDEMAITKNEIYGVTDIKSWEQAIYDRKVGTSATPAASTK, from the coding sequence ATGGCAGAAGTACAAGTAAAAGACAACGGCGGGAAAGGCGGAAAGGTGCGCTCAAAAAAGCAGGTACCTCACGTTGATTTAACTCCCATGGTGGATTTGGCGTTCCTTTTGATCACATTCTTTATGTTAGTGACCACTTTTAACAAACCGAACGTGATGGATTTGGGTCTACCGGCAAAACCGAAAGACAACCAAAAAGCACCAGATACAGAAATTGATTTATCAAATTCGATTTCATTAATTATCGGGAAAGACAATAGAATTTTCTATCATCAGCTAGACCAGGCAGGATTGAATGATCAAACATTGCAGGAAACTACTTTCGATAGAAATGGGATTACAAAAGTAATCGAGCAAGCTAAATCCAGAGCAAAAGATCAAAGTAAATTTACAGTGATCATTAAGCCAACGGATGATGCAATATATAAGAACTTTGTAGATATTCTGGATGAGATGGCCATTACCAAAAATGAAATATATGGGGTAACCGATATTAAATCTTGGGAGCAGGCTATTTATGATAGAAAAGTAGGAACTTCGGCAACCCCGGCGGCATCTACGAAATAG
- a CDS encoding energy transducer TonB, with protein MADENSYNSTQTLDEIVFENRNKAYGAYDLRTRYRSMLTKAFIFGTLLFLVVAITPFVAMKIKEMNAKETTEVNANLIDILPEEELIIEQPKEEEPPPPPPPKEPEVQEVIQNVVPEPVKAPKVETPPPPISKQLETTTGVVAVEGVKTPTYSPPPPPPSTGKTATVEVKPQVSETQVYTEVEQLAEFPGGINSFRSKVGNSFDTSVMEGDEGTVKSEITFVVERDGSITDVKASGSNKDFNAEAIRTVKSIKNKWSPAKINGKAVRYRFRLPLTMQFE; from the coding sequence ATGGCAGATGAAAACTCTTACAACTCTACCCAGACTCTGGATGAGATTGTATTTGAAAATAGAAATAAAGCGTATGGCGCCTATGATCTGAGAACGAGATACAGATCAATGCTTACGAAGGCTTTCATCTTTGGAACACTACTTTTTCTTGTCGTAGCAATCACACCGTTTGTAGCGATGAAAATAAAGGAAATGAACGCCAAGGAGACCACAGAAGTGAATGCCAATTTAATTGACATTCTTCCTGAAGAGGAGCTTATTATTGAGCAGCCTAAAGAAGAAGAACCACCTCCACCACCGCCGCCAAAAGAGCCGGAAGTGCAGGAAGTGATTCAGAATGTTGTGCCTGAACCGGTGAAAGCTCCAAAGGTGGAAACACCGCCGCCGCCAATCAGTAAGCAATTGGAAACTACTACTGGGGTGGTTGCTGTAGAAGGGGTGAAAACTCCAACTTACTCTCCACCACCGCCACCACCATCAACTGGTAAAACGGCGACAGTGGAAGTTAAACCACAGGTTTCTGAAACCCAGGTTTATACAGAAGTAGAACAGTTGGCAGAATTCCCTGGGGGAATCAACTCCTTTAGAAGCAAAGTAGGTAACAGTTTCGATACCTCTGTAATGGAAGGTGATGAAGGAACCGTTAAAAGTGAAATTACCTTTGTTGTAGAAAGAGATGGTAGTATTACTGATGTAAAAGCAAGTGGATCTAATAAAGATTTTAACGCGGAAGCAATCAGAACAGTGAAGTCCATTAAAAACAAATGGTCCCCTGCAAAAATTAATGGTAAAGCGGTAAGATACCGTTTCAGATTACCACTAACAATGCAGTTTGAGTAA